GCCGGCCGCCGGCATTGGGCGGCGCTGGGTCTGTGTGCGGTACTGGTCGCCTGCCAGCCCCCTTCTTCCACCGCATCGACCGAATCCGTCGCTGCAGCGTCAGCGCCGGCCGCGCTGGCGCCGGCAGGCAACGCGCCCTCCGCCTACCCCGACAGCTCCTACAGCGAGGGCCGGCTGCGCCCCGCTTACGGCTGGTGCGTGGATGGCGTGGAGGACGCAGGCACGTTGCAGGCCTGCGGCAAGGATGAACTGGCCTACCAGCAGGCGCGCCTGCAGGAGGCCACCACCAAGGCCGTGGCCGGACTCGACGCGGCGGCCATATCTACCTTCCGCGCCAGCGAGGCGGCCTGGCGCAGCGACACCGACCATCATTGCGTGGCACCGGCCGATGCCGGCGTGGATGCGCTGCAGAAGGCGCAGGAATGCCGCCTGTTCCGCGTGGCCAATCGTGCCGACGCGTTGCTGGCACAGAGCGCTCCGCCGGACACCTCGCATGCGAAGGCGCCGTTGCGCGATGAATACACCCGCTGCGTGCAGGACGCCCGTGGCATGGACGACCAGCTTGAAGCCTGCGACGCCGCCGAGTTCGCCTATCACAAGCAACAGCTGGAGGCGCAGGTAGCGCGTCTGATGGCGAGCCCGGACAGTCCGGCCAAGGACCGCTGGATGGACGAGCAGGCCAACTGGGTTGAAGACACCGACAAGCGCTGCGCGCCTGCCAGCGACCACGTGGGGGCGATGCTGGATGCGCAGTCGTGCCGCATCAACCGGTACGCCAACCGCGCCTTCGAACTGCAGGGGCGCGTGCTGGCCCGCTGAGCCAGCGCCATCGGCGCCCGGTCAATCTCCAAGGACAAGGAACTGAGCCATGCCTACCCACATCGATACCCGCAATCTGGATGCCACCGCCGGTGCAGTGTTCTTTGCCGTGGGCCGCGGCACCGAAGGCGGTGGGTCGTCGTACCATCTTTCCATTGCCGGCATCACCAAGGGCCTGCACGAGCCGAAGTGGGGCACCGTCGGCGCGGTGGCCGAGAACAGCGGCTATTCGCTGGGCACCATCCAGGTCGACTTCGGCCAGCGCGGCACGTGGCCGCTGGGCGCGACAGAGGGCCGCACGCTGAAGCCGGGCGAGAAGACCTATGTCGACGCCGTGATCGACCAGGCCAGTGCGTATGCCAAGGCACATGGCTTGCCGTTCACCCATGATCGCGCCGATCTGCGTGCGGACCTGCTCAGCCATGGGGATGGACGGGAGCAACGGGCCTCCATCCGTTTCATCGATGCGCCCACCCGCGACAGCATCAATGCCTGGGCCGGCTCGCCGGAAGGCAAGCAGTGGATCCACACGCACATCGACTACCCGCAGGTACGCAACGCCACGCATATCGCCATGAACATGCTGGAAAAGCATGGCAGCGGCATTGCCGAAGACAAACGCTTCGAGGCCATTGCATTGATCGCCAAGACGGCCAACCAGCTGCCAGGCCGGCTGGATGACCTGGAAGCCGTGCTCAAGCGCGGTGGTGATTACCA
This genomic interval from Stenotrophomonas sp. 57 contains the following:
- a CDS encoding lysozyme inhibitor LprI family protein, giving the protein MSEAMAPRKGKVTKIAGRRHWAALGLCAVLVACQPPSSTASTESVAAASAPAALAPAGNAPSAYPDSSYSEGRLRPAYGWCVDGVEDAGTLQACGKDELAYQQARLQEATTKAVAGLDAAAISTFRASEAAWRSDTDHHCVAPADAGVDALQKAQECRLFRVANRADALLAQSAPPDTSHAKAPLRDEYTRCVQDARGMDDQLEACDAAEFAYHKQQLEAQVARLMASPDSPAKDRWMDEQANWVEDTDKRCAPASDHVGAMLDAQSCRINRYANRAFELQGRVLAR